Proteins found in one Acidobacteriota bacterium genomic segment:
- a CDS encoding M24 family metallopeptidase, whose translation MPLDVAAIQASLAAAGLDGWLLYDFHGSNPIAQSLAGLTHAPKMTTRRWYYFIPAQGTPRGLVHAIERHNLDGLPGDMQAYAGRLSLDQGLDALLAGARRVAMEYSPDCNIPYLSRVDAGTLESVRARGVEVVSSGDLVQAFEAVWTPAQVDTHLAASAALHRIKDRAFDALRAVAAGAPSTEYALQQQMVQWFAEEGLVSSDPPVVAVMANAGNPHYLPTAAVHLPIERDQLVLLDLWGKLATPGAVFADITWVGYTGTTVPAEMAHAFDAIARGRDTAVATVQAALDAGRFARGFEVDAATRQVLIDAGYGDAILHRTGHSLGESVHGNGAHLDDYETRDERQLLPGSGFTIEPGLYFPTFGVRTEINVVIMGREARVSGPCQPAIAALA comes from the coding sequence ATGCCCCTCGACGTCGCCGCGATCCAGGCGAGTCTCGCCGCCGCCGGCCTGGACGGCTGGCTGCTCTACGATTTCCATGGGTCCAACCCCATCGCCCAGTCGCTGGCGGGCCTCACCCACGCCCCCAAGATGACGACGCGGCGGTGGTACTACTTCATCCCGGCGCAGGGCACGCCCCGGGGGCTGGTCCACGCCATCGAACGCCACAACCTGGACGGTCTGCCGGGGGACATGCAGGCCTACGCCGGCCGCCTGTCGCTGGACCAGGGGCTCGACGCCCTGTTGGCCGGTGCCCGCCGCGTGGCCATGGAGTATTCGCCGGACTGCAACATCCCCTACCTCTCGCGCGTGGACGCCGGGACGCTGGAGTCGGTCCGTGCTCGCGGGGTCGAGGTGGTGTCGTCGGGCGACCTGGTGCAGGCGTTCGAGGCCGTGTGGACGCCGGCGCAGGTCGACACGCACCTGGCGGCGTCGGCCGCCCTCCATCGCATCAAGGACAGGGCGTTCGACGCGCTCCGCGCCGTGGCCGCAGGCGCCCCGTCAACCGAATACGCGCTCCAGCAGCAGATGGTGCAGTGGTTCGCCGAGGAGGGGCTCGTCAGCTCGGACCCACCCGTCGTGGCCGTGATGGCCAACGCGGGGAACCCGCACTACCTGCCGACAGCCGCCGTGCACCTGCCGATCGAACGCGACCAGCTCGTGCTCCTCGATCTGTGGGGCAAGCTGGCGACGCCAGGTGCCGTGTTCGCCGACATCACCTGGGTGGGCTACACGGGCACCACGGTCCCCGCTGAGATGGCACACGCCTTCGACGCGATCGCCAGGGGCCGCGACACGGCCGTCGCCACCGTGCAGGCCGCACTCGACGCCGGGCGCTTCGCGCGCGGCTTCGAGGTGGATGCCGCGACGCGGCAGGTCCTCATCGACGCCGGCTACGGCGACGCCATCCTGCACCGGACCGGCCACAGCCTCGGCGAGAGCGTCCATGGAAATGGTGCCCACCTCGACGATTACGAGACGCGCGACGAACGGCAGCTCCTGCCCGGCTCGGGGTTCACGATCGAACCCGGCCTGTATTTCCCCACCTTCGGGGTACGCACGGAGATCAACGTCGTCATCATGGGCAGGGAGGCGCGCGTGAGCGGGCCCTGCCAGCCGGCGATCGCGGCGCTGGCCTAG
- a CDS encoding phosphotransferase, which yields MVDSFQDRVEQYLERSGHRARGVRVVPLTGDASDRRYFRLISPDGRTMVLAGYPAPFDDSLPFLNVTRLLERMPVPVPSILDEAPDLGLLLLEDLGDVTLQAHLGMATPEEHSQLYREAVRLIATLQHRGKDLASDTYLPYGIAFDEAKLGWEMEFFLKHYLLGYRGVALDDVTLEAIRVELRLLVQRLAAEERVLCHRDYHSRNLMLHSQRLYLIDFQDARLGPDTYDLASLLRDSYVDLSDSMVNWLLAYFLALTGRPDTERAFRERFDAMSLQRNLKALGTFGYQTTARQNPVYIQYIPRTLRHVRTNLARYPAFGRLHDLLAAHVDELR from the coding sequence ATGGTGGACTCGTTTCAGGATCGTGTGGAGCAGTATCTCGAGCGAAGCGGGCATCGCGCGCGTGGCGTGCGCGTGGTGCCGCTCACCGGCGATGCGTCGGATCGACGCTATTTCCGCCTGATTTCTCCCGACGGACGGACGATGGTGCTGGCGGGCTATCCGGCACCGTTCGACGACTCGCTGCCGTTCCTGAACGTGACGCGCCTGCTCGAACGAATGCCGGTGCCGGTGCCGTCGATCCTCGACGAGGCACCCGACCTGGGGCTGCTGCTGCTCGAAGACCTCGGCGACGTGACGCTGCAGGCGCACCTCGGCATGGCGACGCCCGAGGAGCACAGCCAGCTCTATCGCGAAGCGGTCCGTCTCATCGCCACGCTGCAGCATCGCGGGAAGGACCTCGCCTCGGACACGTACCTGCCATACGGCATCGCGTTCGACGAGGCGAAGCTGGGCTGGGAGATGGAGTTCTTCCTGAAGCACTACCTGCTCGGTTACCGCGGCGTGGCGCTCGACGACGTGACGCTGGAGGCGATCCGGGTCGAGTTGCGCCTGCTCGTCCAGCGCCTGGCCGCTGAAGAACGCGTGCTGTGCCATCGTGACTACCACAGCCGCAACCTGATGCTGCACAGCCAGCGCCTGTACCTGATCGACTTCCAGGATGCCCGCCTCGGACCCGATACATACGACCTCGCGTCCCTGCTGCGCGATTCGTACGTCGACCTGTCGGATTCGATGGTCAACTGGCTGCTGGCGTACTTCCTCGCGCTCACCGGCCGCCCGGACACCGAACGGGCGTTCCGCGAGCGCTTCGACGCGATGTCGCTGCAGCGCAACCTGAAAGCGCTCGGCACGTTCGGCTACCAGACCACGGCGCGCCAGAATCCGGTGTACATCCAGTACATCCCCCGCACCCTGCGCCACGTGCGCACCAACCTGGCGCGCTATCCGGCGTTCGGCAGACTCCACGATCTCCTCGCCGCCCACGTCGACGAACTGCGCTGA
- a CDS encoding VWA domain-containing protein: MRRFVSSTALFALLAGAALVAQQGGGQPPAQDVQRPTFRAQIDYVEVSAIVTDDDGNLVSGLKKEDFQIFENGKPQTVAVFEPVQIPFRQPDRTLIDGRPLKFDVFSNEGVRDGRVYVILLDDYHVGALRGNLVKRAAREFVEKHVAANDLVAVIHASGRSNASQEFTSNKELLLASIDKFMGMKIRSALLERLDDYRNRVEFMNAMRSESDSDTRRDKALDMLDPQRAYNARSSMDTLRNISRVLDTVNGSRKAVLFYSEGIDYNIVDVMGADTGARHATDVLYSVRDAIGAATRSNVAYYTIDPRGLSAMSDDEMDIQASPQDVTLGLNSWNLRDEQRLAQMNLMSLAEETGGAASVNSNDFSRIYDRIVRDSSSYYLLGYYPTDERRNGSIRRIQVKVDRKGVKVFARKAYQAPKNRDEKKITESATGTSPEVKAVLNAALPTPGLSLSVNAVPFKGANKKTSVAVTVQVDGDKLALRETGDTFTNALEISMMAMDFSGKVPDGDRANLELKLRRQTRDLMVQSGIRSVTTLDLPPGRYQLRVGAREANNGAVGSVFMDLDVPDFSVPFSMSGLLLSSSAAGLTPTPRMEETLKALLPVPPTTARGFATAETLFGYVDVYDSLQPAHAVDITTSVTRVDGTKVFSTTDERQSSELGTSKGGGYGVPFTVPLTDIEPGLYVLNVEARPRLANRSAVFREATFAVYGPPTSSASTAPRIVPIAHGPLSNGATARESVARSPEEWGALWASLPTKQAAPQVAFDQMMVVGVFVGNKPTTGYKVEITGARIDGDALVIEWREVPPAEGSSVNATVTTPFAVAGVERHDGPVRFEKAGS, encoded by the coding sequence ATGCGTAGATTCGTGTCATCCACGGCGCTGTTCGCGCTGCTGGCCGGTGCCGCCCTCGTCGCCCAGCAGGGTGGTGGCCAGCCTCCCGCTCAGGACGTCCAGCGTCCCACCTTCCGCGCCCAGATCGACTACGTCGAGGTCTCCGCCATCGTCACCGACGATGACGGGAACCTGGTGTCGGGGCTGAAGAAGGAAGACTTCCAGATCTTCGAGAACGGCAAGCCGCAGACGGTGGCCGTCTTCGAGCCCGTACAGATCCCGTTCCGGCAGCCGGACCGGACGCTGATCGACGGCCGGCCCCTGAAGTTCGACGTGTTCAGCAACGAGGGCGTGCGCGACGGCCGCGTGTACGTGATCCTGCTCGACGACTACCACGTCGGTGCGCTGCGCGGGAATCTCGTCAAGCGCGCAGCACGCGAGTTCGTGGAGAAGCACGTGGCCGCCAACGACCTGGTGGCCGTGATCCATGCCAGCGGTCGCAGCAACGCCTCGCAGGAGTTCACGTCGAACAAGGAACTGCTGTTGGCGTCGATCGACAAGTTCATGGGCATGAAGATCCGGTCGGCGCTGCTGGAGCGGCTGGACGACTACCGCAATCGCGTCGAGTTCATGAACGCGATGCGGAGCGAGAGCGACTCGGACACCAGGCGCGACAAGGCGCTCGACATGCTCGACCCGCAGCGCGCGTACAACGCGCGTTCCTCGATGGACACGCTCCGCAACATCTCGCGCGTGCTCGACACCGTCAACGGCAGCCGCAAGGCCGTTCTCTTCTACAGCGAAGGCATCGACTACAACATCGTCGACGTGATGGGTGCGGACACGGGCGCGCGGCATGCCACCGACGTCCTCTACTCCGTGCGCGATGCGATCGGCGCGGCCACGCGCAGCAACGTCGCGTACTACACGATCGATCCGCGCGGCCTGTCGGCCATGTCCGACGACGAGATGGACATCCAGGCGTCGCCGCAGGACGTCACGCTCGGCCTCAATTCGTGGAACCTCCGCGACGAGCAGCGTCTCGCCCAGATGAACCTGATGTCGCTGGCCGAGGAGACTGGCGGGGCCGCGTCGGTCAACTCCAACGATTTCTCGAGAATCTACGACCGCATCGTCCGCGACAGCAGCAGCTACTACCTGCTCGGCTACTACCCGACCGACGAGCGCCGCAACGGCAGCATCCGCCGCATCCAGGTGAAGGTGGATCGCAAGGGCGTGAAGGTGTTCGCGCGCAAGGCATACCAGGCGCCGAAGAACAGGGACGAGAAGAAGATCACCGAGTCGGCCACCGGGACGTCGCCCGAGGTGAAGGCCGTGCTCAACGCGGCCCTCCCGACGCCCGGTCTGAGCCTGTCGGTCAACGCCGTCCCGTTCAAGGGCGCCAACAAGAAGACGTCGGTGGCGGTCACGGTGCAGGTGGACGGCGACAAGCTCGCTCTCCGGGAAACGGGCGACACGTTCACCAACGCGCTGGAGATCTCGATGATGGCCATGGACTTCTCGGGCAAGGTGCCCGATGGCGATCGCGCCAATCTCGAGCTCAAGCTGCGCAGGCAGACGCGGGACCTGATGGTGCAGTCCGGTATCAGATCGGTGACCACGCTCGATCTGCCGCCGGGCCGGTACCAGCTGCGTGTCGGCGCGCGCGAGGCCAACAACGGCGCGGTCGGCTCGGTGTTCATGGACCTCGACGTCCCGGATTTCTCGGTGCCGTTCAGCATGAGTGGCCTCCTGTTGTCCTCGTCTGCCGCCGGGCTCACGCCCACGCCCCGGATGGAGGAGACCCTGAAGGCGTTGCTGCCCGTGCCGCCGACGACCGCGCGCGGGTTCGCCACGGCCGAGACGCTCTTCGGCTATGTCGACGTGTACGACTCGCTCCAGCCGGCGCATGCCGTGGACATCACGACCTCTGTGACGCGCGTCGACGGCACGAAGGTGTTCTCGACGACAGACGAACGCCAGTCGTCCGAGCTGGGGACCAGCAAGGGTGGTGGCTATGGCGTGCCGTTCACGGTACCGCTGACCGATATCGAGCCAGGTCTCTACGTGCTGAACGTCGAGGCGAGACCACGTCTCGCAAACAGGTCGGCCGTGTTCCGGGAGGCGACGTTCGCCGTGTACGGTCCGCCCACATCGTCGGCGTCCACCGCACCGCGCATCGTGCCGATCGCACACGGCCCGCTGAGCAACGGCGCGACGGCGCGCGAGTCGGTGGCGCGGTCGCCGGAGGAGTGGGGTGCCCTGTGGGCGTCGCTGCCCACCAAACAGGCCGCACCACAGGTGGCCTTCGACCAGATGATGGTCGTGGGCGTGTTCGTGGGCAACAAGCCGACGACAGGCTACAAGGTCGAGATCACGGGGGCCCGCATCGACGGCGACGCGCTCG
- a CDS encoding PDZ domain-containing protein, whose product MSTRKTTLFYAVLLAIASVAIGMVLASRLDLSPSSSAQPLTAAPPANSAPISGSIDATTFRTIAREVSPAVVNIRTESTPRTEELTEFFGGEDFLRRFLPDQQRQQNRLPQRRPRTQGAGTGFIIDAGEGLILTNNHVVENSNKIHVAFYGDDAGMEYEAKIVGRDPLTDSALIQLAKKPVQAMQQVRFGDSDQMQPGDFVVAIGNPFNYNHTVTVGVVSALSRQFPVTPSRTVNMLQTDAAINPGNSGGPLLNVRGEVIAINTAILSDRAGQASNMGIGFAVPINLVRELVPQLRSGKVTRGMIGVSIMGIDAESYQDYGLTTRAGALVHAVTAGGPAARAGLKPLDVITEFNGKPIKNREQLVDLVTRTRPGTTVPLQVLRDGKATSLNVTVGELDLDAESGTTSEREESVEESAGFGISLDDITPDIARRLELPRATTGALVTELDPTGPAARGGMRRFDVITRINGEAVTSAADARRKLQAVTSGRLARIIVLRDGEEAGVAIRKE is encoded by the coding sequence ATGTCCACTCGCAAGACCACGCTCTTTTACGCGGTGCTCCTGGCCATCGCCTCTGTGGCCATCGGCATGGTGCTGGCCTCGCGGCTCGACCTGTCGCCATCCTCGTCGGCACAGCCGCTGACGGCAGCCCCTCCCGCCAACAGCGCGCCCATCAGTGGCAGCATCGACGCCACGACGTTCAGGACGATTGCGCGCGAGGTCTCGCCCGCCGTCGTGAACATCCGCACCGAGTCCACGCCGCGCACCGAGGAGCTCACCGAATTCTTTGGCGGCGAGGATTTCCTGCGGCGCTTTCTGCCCGATCAGCAGCGACAGCAGAACCGCCTGCCGCAGCGGCGCCCGCGCACGCAGGGCGCCGGCACCGGCTTCATCATCGACGCCGGCGAGGGCCTCATCCTCACCAACAACCACGTGGTGGAGAACTCGAACAAGATCCACGTCGCGTTCTACGGCGACGACGCGGGCATGGAGTACGAGGCGAAGATCGTCGGGCGCGACCCGCTCACCGACAGCGCGTTGATCCAGTTGGCCAAGAAGCCCGTGCAAGCCATGCAGCAGGTGCGGTTCGGTGATTCCGACCAGATGCAGCCGGGCGACTTCGTTGTCGCGATCGGCAACCCGTTCAACTACAACCACACGGTGACCGTGGGCGTGGTGAGCGCGCTGAGCCGGCAATTCCCCGTCACGCCGTCGCGCACGGTCAACATGCTGCAGACCGACGCGGCCATCAATCCGGGCAACTCCGGCGGTCCGCTGCTCAACGTGCGTGGCGAGGTGATCGCGATCAACACGGCCATCCTCAGCGACCGCGCCGGCCAGGCCTCCAACATGGGCATCGGCTTCGCGGTACCGATCAACCTGGTGCGCGAGCTCGTGCCGCAGTTGCGGTCGGGGAAGGTCACACGCGGGATGATCGGCGTGTCAATCATGGGGATCGACGCCGAGTCGTACCAGGACTACGGCCTCACCACGCGCGCCGGCGCGCTCGTCCACGCGGTGACCGCCGGTGGGCCCGCCGCCAGGGCCGGCTTGAAACCGCTCGACGTGATCACGGAGTTCAACGGCAAGCCGATCAAGAACCGCGAACAGCTCGTCGATCTGGTGACGCGCACGCGGCCCGGCACCACGGTCCCCCTGCAGGTGCTGCGCGACGGCAAGGCGACGTCGCTCAACGTGACCGTGGGGGAACTCGATCTCGATGCGGAATCGGGCACCACGTCGGAGCGTGAAGAGAGCGTCGAGGAGAGCGCCGGCTTCGGCATCTCGCTCGACGACATCACGCCCGACATCGCGCGCCGCCTCGAACTGCCGCGTGCCACGACAGGCGCGCTGGTGACCGAACTCGACCCGACGGGGCCTGCCGCACGCGGCGGCATGCGCCGCTTCGACGTCATCACGCGGATCAACGGCGAAGCGGTGACCAGCGCCGCCGACGCCCGCAGGAAACTGCAGGCGGTGACCAGCGGCCGTCTCGCGCGCATCATCGTGCTGCGCGACGGCGAGGAAGCCGGCGTCGCCATCCGCAAGGAATAG
- a CDS encoding NDP-sugar synthase: MSTWPPPAIVLTAGLGTRLRPLSDILAKPAMPVGAEALACRILTRLADAGIREAVLNLHHLPHTVTRAIGDGSQCGIRVRYSWEQPRVLGSAGGPRHALPLVDGDTVLIVNGDTLCDMPIRALWDVHLRSGALVTLGLMRHPQPGRYGGVVLDAPVAAQGEGVLAAGAIAGFVPRTSPVPSVHFPGIQLVQREVLAPLPDDTPSESVLEVYPRLMASHPGTVRGAVFDAHFDDVGTVDDYRRTCLRLAGDAHGNVIDATAVLSASATIRNTIVWPGAHVPDDCLLENAIVTGRTRLAPGTHVIGEIC, encoded by the coding sequence ATGAGCACCTGGCCACCTCCCGCCATCGTCCTCACGGCAGGCCTCGGCACGCGCCTGCGTCCGTTGAGCGACATCCTGGCCAAGCCCGCGATGCCCGTTGGCGCCGAGGCGCTGGCGTGCCGCATCCTCACGCGGCTTGCCGACGCCGGCATCCGCGAGGCGGTTCTCAACCTTCACCATCTGCCGCACACGGTGACGCGCGCGATTGGCGACGGATCGCAGTGCGGCATCCGCGTGCGTTACTCGTGGGAACAGCCGCGCGTGCTCGGCTCGGCCGGCGGTCCACGCCACGCGCTGCCGCTCGTCGACGGCGACACGGTGCTCATCGTCAACGGCGACACGCTGTGCGACATGCCCATCCGCGCGTTGTGGGACGTCCATCTCCGCAGCGGTGCGCTCGTCACGCTGGGCCTGATGCGGCACCCGCAGCCAGGACGCTATGGGGGCGTCGTGCTCGACGCGCCGGTAGCGGCGCAGGGTGAAGGTGTACTTGCGGCGGGCGCGATCGCGGGATTCGTGCCTCGCACCAGTCCGGTCCCGAGCGTGCACTTCCCCGGCATTCAACTCGTCCAGCGAGAGGTTCTCGCGCCACTGCCCGACGACACGCCATCGGAGAGCGTGCTGGAGGTCTACCCACGCCTGATGGCATCACATCCGGGAACGGTGCGCGGCGCCGTTTTCGACGCGCACTTCGACGATGTGGGGACGGTGGACGACTATCGCCGCACCTGCCTGCGCCTGGCCGGTGACGCACACGGCAACGTCATCGACGCGACGGCCGTCCTCTCCGCATCGGCCACGATCCGCAACACCATCGTCTGGCCCGGCGCGCACGTCCCTGACGACTGTCTCCTCGAGAACGCGATCGTCACGGGCCGCACCCGCCTCGCGCCGGGCACGCACGTCATCGGCGAGATCTGCTGA
- a CDS encoding class IV adenylate cyclase gives MIEREIKLEYPSVEAARAAVGALGLPLLRARRLQEDALYDAPDGSLRARHCALRLRLEDARSILTFKGPPERGTMKVRPEFETGTTDAAATRAIIDALGYRVVFRYQKYREEFGDASCVVSIDESPVGVFLELEGEEARITALAATLGFTPAQYVTASYHRLHGERGAALGLGPNMLFPA, from the coding sequence GTGATCGAGCGCGAGATCAAGCTCGAGTACCCCTCAGTTGAGGCCGCGCGTGCCGCCGTCGGCGCGCTCGGCCTTCCTCTGCTCCGCGCGCGCCGCCTCCAGGAGGACGCGCTGTACGATGCGCCGGATGGCTCGCTCCGCGCACGCCATTGCGCGCTGCGGCTGCGGCTCGAGGATGCCAGGAGCATCCTGACGTTCAAGGGGCCGCCCGAGCGCGGGACGATGAAGGTCCGCCCGGAGTTCGAGACAGGCACCACCGATGCCGCCGCCACGCGCGCCATCATCGACGCGCTCGGATACCGCGTGGTGTTCCGCTACCAGAAGTATCGGGAAGAGTTCGGTGACGCGTCGTGCGTCGTCTCGATCGACGAGTCACCCGTCGGCGTGTTCCTGGAACTCGAAGGCGAGGAGGCGCGCATCACGGCGCTCGCCGCCACACTGGGCTTCACGCCCGCGCAGTACGTGACCGCGTCGTACCACAGGCTCCATGGCGAACGCGGCGCGGCGCTGGGGCTCGGCCCGAACATGCTGTTCCCCGCATGA